One Thalassospira marina DNA window includes the following coding sequences:
- a CDS encoding ATP-dependent helicase produces MTDDPFEIDEYSSAPDMRLEDAPTPGYLTTLNTEQRDAVATLDGPLLVLAGAGTGKTRVLTTRLAHLLETKGGAPEYLHPQQILTVTFTNRAAREMQERVAATLGRPVKGWWLGTFHSLAARLLRRHAELVGLKSNFTILDTDDQIRLLKQIMDAEQIDSKKWPAKQLMGIIQRWKDKGLTPDRATEGMEFANGRAQQLYRIYQERLTVLNAADFGDLLLHCLTIFQKHPEVLRQYQQTFRYILVDEYQDTNVAQYLWLRAMAMVHRNICCVGDDDQAIYSWRGAEVGNILRFESDFPGAHVVRLEQNYRSTPHILAAASQLIAHNSGRLGKELWTEIDAGEKVQVKGVWDGESEARLVGEDIEALQSRGIGASQIAILVRAGFQTREFEERMITLGIPYRVVGGARFYERQEIRDALAYIRLIAQPDDSLAFERIVNVPKRGVGKVALQTLHQYSRDQSVSLPMATRELIDTEELKPKLRKDLSIFLADFDRWRALLAEKSHVEVLEIVLDESGYTDMWRASKEIDAPGRLENLKELVSAIGEFENLTTFLEHVSLVMENDQSDEREKVTIMTLHAAKGLEFDYVFLPGWEEGVFPHQRAMDESGVKGLEEERRLAYVGITRARKRATVTYAANRRIYNQWQSALPSRFVDELPGEHIDRISDTGLSQGKGNVSPGAWGADDWMKPPSWANDGNASSGGYRSQNRDFSDRKFASAGWQDRVRKNVIDVAPDGEAVFTSRKGSSKYQVGDKVRHRKFGPGTVRSVDGNKLEIHFDEVGTKKVVDSFILPG; encoded by the coding sequence ATGACTGATGATCCCTTTGAAATCGACGAATACAGCTCAGCCCCGGACATGCGTCTTGAAGACGCGCCAACACCGGGATACCTGACCACGCTTAATACCGAACAGCGCGACGCGGTCGCGACGCTGGATGGGCCGTTATTGGTGCTGGCCGGGGCAGGAACGGGAAAAACGCGGGTTTTGACCACGCGTCTGGCGCATCTTTTGGAAACAAAAGGCGGGGCGCCGGAATATCTGCACCCCCAGCAAATATTGACCGTAACCTTTACCAACCGTGCTGCGCGTGAAATGCAGGAACGTGTGGCAGCCACCCTTGGTCGCCCGGTTAAAGGCTGGTGGCTGGGGACGTTCCACTCGCTTGCGGCACGTTTGTTGCGCCGCCATGCCGAACTGGTGGGTTTGAAATCGAATTTCACCATCCTTGATACGGACGATCAGATCCGCCTGCTCAAGCAGATCATGGATGCCGAACAGATCGATTCTAAAAAATGGCCGGCCAAGCAACTGATGGGGATCATTCAGCGCTGGAAAGACAAAGGCCTGACCCCGGACCGCGCCACCGAGGGCATGGAATTTGCCAATGGCCGCGCCCAGCAGCTTTATCGCATTTACCAGGAACGCCTGACGGTGCTGAATGCTGCTGACTTTGGCGATTTGCTGCTGCACTGCCTGACGATTTTCCAAAAGCATCCCGAAGTACTGCGCCAGTATCAGCAAACCTTCCGCTATATTCTGGTCGATGAATATCAGGATACCAACGTCGCCCAGTATTTGTGGTTGCGCGCGATGGCGATGGTTCATCGCAATATTTGCTGCGTTGGCGATGATGACCAGGCGATCTATAGCTGGCGTGGGGCGGAAGTGGGCAACATCCTGCGTTTTGAAAGTGATTTTCCCGGCGCCCATGTTGTCCGGCTGGAGCAGAATTATCGCTCTACCCCGCATATTCTGGCCGCGGCATCGCAGTTGATTGCACATAATTCCGGCCGTTTGGGCAAGGAATTATGGACTGAAATTGACGCTGGCGAAAAAGTGCAGGTCAAAGGCGTGTGGGATGGTGAATCCGAAGCGCGGCTTGTTGGCGAAGATATCGAAGCCCTGCAAAGCCGGGGCATCGGTGCATCGCAAATCGCCATTCTGGTGCGCGCGGGTTTCCAGACCCGTGAATTTGAAGAACGCATGATCACGCTGGGTATTCCCTATCGCGTGGTGGGGGGCGCACGGTTTTACGAGCGTCAGGAAATTCGCGATGCGCTGGCCTATATCCGCCTGATCGCGCAACCCGATGACAGCCTGGCATTTGAACGTATCGTCAATGTGCCCAAGCGTGGGGTGGGCAAGGTTGCCCTGCAAACCCTGCATCAATATTCGCGTGATCAATCGGTTTCGCTGCCCATGGCAACCCGCGAACTGATCGATACCGAAGAACTGAAACCAAAGCTGCGCAAGGATTTGTCGATATTCCTGGCCGATTTTGACCGCTGGCGCGCCCTTCTGGCGGAAAAAAGCCATGTCGAGGTTCTGGAAATCGTCCTTGATGAAAGCGGCTATACAGATATGTGGCGGGCTTCCAAGGAAATTGATGCACCGGGCCGTCTGGAAAACCTGAAGGAACTTGTTTCCGCGATTGGCGAATTTGAAAACCTGACGACGTTTTTGGAACATGTTTCGCTGGTGATGGAAAATGATCAGTCCGACGAGCGTGAAAAGGTCACGATCATGACCCTGCACGCCGCCAAGGGGCTGGAATTTGACTATGTCTTTTTACCCGGCTGGGAAGAAGGGGTATTTCCCCACCAGCGCGCCATGGATGAAAGCGGCGTTAAGGGGCTGGAGGAAGAACGTCGGCTGGCCTATGTCGGCATTACCCGGGCGCGCAAACGTGCCACTGTTACCTATGCCGCCAATCGCCGCATTTATAACCAGTGGCAAAGTGCCCTGCCGTCGCGTTTTGTCGATGAATTGCCCGGCGAACATATTGATCGCATCAGCGATACCGGCCTGTCACAGGGCAAAGGCAATGTTTCGCCCGGTGCCTGGGGGGCGGATGACTGGATGAAACCGCCAAGCTGGGCCAATGATGGCAATGCCAGCAGCGGCGGGTATCGTTCGCAAAACCGCGATTTTTCCGACCGCAAATTTGCCAGTGCCGGCTGGCAGGATCGGGTGCGTAAAAACGTGATCGACGTTGCCCCGGACGGCGAAGCAGTTTTCACATCGCGCAAGGGATCGTCGAAATATCAGGTGGGGGACAAGGTCCGTCATCGCAAATTCGGCCCGGGTACCGTGCGGTCGGTGGATGGAAACAAGCTGGAAATCCATTTCGACGAGGTCGGCACCAAAAAGGTGGTCGACAGTTTTATTCTGCCGGGTTAA
- a CDS encoding Csu type fimbrial protein, whose amino-acid sequence MVASWGVCIFRPGFAVVAGIILVLLAASGSSARASTCTFGITELNFGNVDTLAGTAVDSTATLSISCTGMALGSVRVCPNINAGAGGSSGGWRQMRNGTGSTLDFQLYRDASRSTLWGSAAYPVLGLPPTIDLFATPITGTATKTVTIYGRIAPGQEPRATGNYLSTFSGSETQFVYGDISVLNCAVTLIGGIARPTFATLAQIEANCLVEAQDMDFGVHGLLDQPVETLGEIGVICTPGTSFKIGLGGGLSGNPLDRQMRHGANAIRYNLFQDAGHGQLWTGDGAGILAGIGDGSLLAAPVYGRVPAQPSPVPGTYQDTVVVTVTY is encoded by the coding sequence ATGGTTGCTTCTTGGGGGGTATGTATTTTCCGTCCAGGTTTTGCCGTTGTGGCGGGCATTATTCTTGTGTTGCTGGCTGCTTCCGGTTCTTCTGCCCGCGCGTCAACCTGCACATTTGGCATTACCGAACTTAATTTTGGCAATGTCGATACACTTGCCGGGACGGCGGTGGATAGCACGGCAACCCTGTCGATCAGTTGTACCGGCATGGCGCTGGGCAGTGTGCGGGTATGCCCCAATATCAATGCCGGGGCGGGCGGCAGCAGCGGGGGCTGGCGGCAAATGCGCAATGGCACCGGTAGCACACTTGATTTCCAGCTTTATCGCGATGCATCGCGCAGCACCCTTTGGGGTTCGGCGGCGTATCCCGTTTTGGGGTTGCCGCCGACGATCGACCTGTTTGCAACGCCAATAACCGGCACGGCGACCAAAACGGTCACCATATATGGGCGCATCGCCCCGGGGCAGGAACCACGGGCCACGGGCAATTATCTTTCAACATTTTCGGGCAGCGAAACCCAGTTTGTATATGGCGATATCAGCGTGTTGAATTGTGCCGTCACGCTAATTGGCGGTATCGCCCGGCCAACTTTTGCAACCCTTGCACAAATCGAGGCAAACTGCCTGGTCGAGGCACAGGACATGGATTTTGGTGTGCATGGCCTGCTTGATCAGCCGGTGGAAACTTTGGGCGAAATTGGTGTGATCTGCACACCCGGCACATCTTTTAAAATCGGGCTGGGAGGTGGGCTAAGCGGCAACCCGCTGGACCGGCAAATGCGCCACGGGGCCAACGCCATTCGATATAACCTGTTTCAGGACGCCGGGCATGGGCAGCTTTGGACAGGGGATGGTGCGGGCATTCTGGCCGGTATTGGTGATGGCAGTTTGCTTGCTGCCCCGGTTTATGGCCGGGTCCCGGCCCAGCCTTCGCCGGTGCCTGGTACCTATCAGGATACTGTGGTGGTCACGGTGACATATTGA
- a CDS encoding fimbria/pilus outer membrane usher protein encodes MRSISTSHAFALTVMCYAIIPACGNAQEFPPAYASPTPQEGEKPDISHMPRELQLEVFVNGRSTGWVAAFSSDPERGLLIDAGQLRNVGIIPDPLATDDDGLVELLKMQSVFYRISEPEQAIYFNVFDASRVPRRVNMLNPVTDRGADHHDGGVLYGGLVNYLVRAETESIDGAGLGRGNDVGISGAFDMQLYSPVGRFSNNVVIDTLDENGWSDMRRLNSYWVRSDPEDMQEYRAGDLVSGGLIWTRPVRLGGGQISRNFGLRPDIVTNPLPAVNGSAAVPSTVDIYVNNARQYSTSVPDGPFEITNIPVVSGYGVTTVVVRDVMGQQQVMELPFFTSPRLLRKDLLDFTLSAGVARRNYGIKSNDYHGGPASIGTLRYGFSDDVTLTSHAEVSPDVALAGGGVVFNAFDRGILSFAAAGSSGKLGSGMQLSASSEFTFDGFYLYLRSQRSFAEYSDVAALASEMVDSSDSGTDGQNAYMLPPRALDQVALSLPLSFDPSVINLGFTNLENNGETPARIVSAAFNRRMEGNWTLFGNVYKNLGEDGETGIYLGLSVPLGRQHLTSSVSHRKSGYSTSVDIARPASRSVGDYGWRASASHGALERKRVAATYRAQAMQLSGDLEKTEDDYRMSLDMEGSAVMVGGDTFLGNRINGAFAVVDAGAPDMEIRSENRAVGRTAGNGKMLVPNLRPWEPNRISIDPVSLPLTADIGSVRRVVVPTDNGASSVDFNVRQQISAALVTLRDAQGNFIPPGSRGRLVGTDQTFGVGYDGQAYIKGLADKNHVIISPVGARRCEAYFDFEFVYDSQVQIDNVVCQPVSPTVPSP; translated from the coding sequence GTGCGGTCGATCTCGACTAGTCACGCATTTGCCCTGACTGTTATGTGTTATGCGATCATTCCGGCTTGCGGGAATGCCCAGGAATTTCCCCCTGCCTATGCGTCACCCACGCCGCAGGAAGGGGAAAAACCCGATATTTCCCACATGCCCCGCGAATTGCAGTTGGAGGTGTTTGTCAATGGCCGGTCCACTGGCTGGGTCGCGGCATTTTCAAGCGACCCGGAAAGGGGCCTTCTGATTGATGCGGGGCAGTTGCGCAATGTGGGTATTATCCCCGACCCCCTGGCAACCGATGACGATGGGCTGGTTGAACTTCTGAAAATGCAGTCGGTCTTTTACCGGATATCGGAACCCGAACAGGCCATCTATTTCAATGTGTTTGATGCCTCGCGCGTGCCAAGGCGGGTGAATATGCTTAATCCCGTAACCGATCGCGGGGCGGACCACCATGATGGTGGGGTGCTTTATGGCGGGCTTGTGAATTATCTGGTCCGTGCCGAAACCGAAAGCATCGATGGTGCCGGGCTTGGACGCGGCAATGATGTTGGCATTTCAGGTGCCTTTGACATGCAGCTTTATTCCCCTGTCGGTCGGTTTTCCAATAATGTGGTAATCGATACCCTGGACGAAAATGGCTGGTCCGATATGCGCCGGCTTAACAGTTACTGGGTGCGTTCGGACCCCGAAGATATGCAGGAATACCGTGCGGGGGACTTGGTAAGTGGCGGTTTGATCTGGACACGCCCGGTGCGGCTGGGGGGCGGGCAGATTTCGCGTAATTTCGGTTTGCGGCCCGATATCGTGACCAACCCGTTGCCAGCGGTTAACGGGTCGGCGGCGGTGCCCTCGACGGTTGATATATATGTTAATAATGCCCGGCAATATTCCACCTCCGTTCCCGATGGGCCGTTTGAAATTACCAATATCCCTGTTGTGTCCGGATACGGGGTGACAACAGTGGTGGTTCGCGATGTGATGGGGCAGCAACAGGTAATGGAGCTGCCCTTTTTTACATCACCACGCCTGTTGCGAAAGGACCTGCTGGATTTTACGCTTTCAGCCGGGGTCGCCCGGCGCAATTACGGCATCAAATCAAACGATTATCATGGCGGCCCTGCATCCATTGGCACATTGCGCTATGGGTTTTCCGACGATGTAACCCTAACTTCCCATGCAGAAGTTTCACCTGATGTGGCCCTTGCCGGGGGCGGGGTTGTTTTTAATGCCTTTGATCGCGGTATTCTGTCTTTTGCTGCGGCGGGCTCCAGCGGCAAGTTGGGATCAGGCATGCAGCTTTCGGCATCAAGCGAATTTACCTTTGACGGGTTTTATTTGTATCTGCGTTCCCAGCGCAGCTTTGCCGAATATAGCGATGTGGCAGCACTGGCTTCCGAAATGGTCGATAGCAGCGATTCCGGCACAGATGGCCAAAACGCCTATATGCTGCCGCCCCGTGCGCTTGATCAGGTGGCACTTTCGCTGCCTTTGTCTTTTGATCCATCAGTGATCAATCTTGGTTTCACCAATCTTGAAAACAACGGCGAAACGCCAGCGCGTATCGTATCTGCTGCGTTTAACCGCCGGATGGAAGGCAACTGGACGCTTTTTGGCAATGTTTACAAAAATCTGGGCGAAGATGGCGAAACCGGCATTTATTTGGGGTTATCGGTGCCGCTTGGCAGGCAGCACCTTACTTCCAGCGTGTCACATCGCAAAAGCGGTTATTCAACCTCGGTCGATATTGCCAGGCCTGCTTCGCGGTCCGTCGGGGATTATGGCTGGCGGGCATCGGCATCGCACGGGGCACTGGAACGCAAAAGGGTCGCGGCAACCTATCGTGCGCAGGCGATGCAATTATCAGGTGATCTGGAAAAAACAGAAGACGATTACCGCATGTCACTGGATATGGAGGGCAGTGCCGTGATGGTTGGCGGTGATACATTTTTGGGAAACCGCATAAACGGGGCCTTTGCCGTGGTTGATGCGGGTGCACCCGATATGGAAATTCGTTCGGAAAACCGGGCGGTGGGGCGCACCGCAGGCAATGGCAAAATGCTGGTGCCCAATTTGCGCCCGTGGGAACCCAACCGCATTTCGATTGATCCTGTTTCACTGCCCCTGACGGCTGATATTGGCAGCGTGCGGCGGGTGGTGGTGCCTACCGATAATGGTGCATCCAGTGTTGATTTTAATGTGCGCCAGCAAATTTCAGCTGCGCTTGTCACCCTGCGTGATGCCCAGGGTAATTTCATTCCACCGGGGTCGCGTGGGCGGCTGGTCGGGACTGATCAAACCTTTGGTGTTGGCTATGATGGCCAGGCCTATATCAAGGGGTTGGCCGATAAAAACCACGTCATTATTAGCCCGGTGGGAGCGCGCCGCTGCGAGGCCTATTTCGATTTTGAATTTGTCTATGACAGCCAGGTGCAAATCGATAATGTCGTGTGCCAGCCCGTTAGCCCGACGGTGCCTTCGCCATGA
- a CDS encoding fimbrial biogenesis chaperone, translated as MASVWLGLALLVSGAFPSGASAAALRVSPVLLDLIAPTSATGLRIWNDSNQSVDIQVRVFRWVQKDGQQSYQPTTDVVASPPISTLQAGSQNIIRIVRVSRQPVVNEESYRLVVDELPSPSLQEGGNVTVVLRHSIPLFFSQAVLDQPDVEWNVQTQSDGSMRLDAVNRGPRRLKISNLSLSGQGNEEVRYAGLLGYVLGNSKMSWVLNGAHAFAGPYDLTADSEAGQFSAVDLD; from the coding sequence ATGGCATCAGTCTGGCTTGGTCTTGCCTTGCTTGTTTCTGGTGCTTTTCCATCTGGCGCCAGTGCGGCAGCCCTGCGCGTTTCGCCTGTTTTGCTGGACCTGATCGCGCCAACATCGGCAACCGGCCTGCGAATATGGAATGATTCAAACCAGTCGGTCGATATTCAGGTTCGGGTTTTTCGCTGGGTGCAAAAGGATGGCCAGCAATCCTATCAGCCCACGACCGATGTGGTGGCAAGTCCGCCCATTTCCACCCTGCAGGCCGGGTCGCAAAATATCATCCGCATTGTGCGTGTGTCCCGCCAACCCGTGGTAAACGAGGAATCCTATCGTCTGGTGGTCGATGAACTGCCATCTCCCAGCCTTCAGGAAGGTGGCAATGTGACGGTGGTTTTGCGCCATTCGATCCCGCTGTTTTTCTCGCAGGCGGTGTTGGACCAGCCCGATGTCGAATGGAATGTCCAAACCCAAAGCGATGGTTCCATGCGCCTTGATGCGGTAAATCGGGGGCCACGACGCCTGAAAATATCCAACCTTTCCCTGTCAGGGCAGGGGAACGAGGAAGTCCGCTATGCCGGTTTGCTGGGATATGTGCTGGGCAATTCAAAAATGAGCTGGGTTTTAAACGGCGCACATGCCTTTGCTGGCCCCTATGATCTGACCGCAGATAGCGAAGCAGGGCAGTTCAGTGCGGTCGATCTCGACTAG
- a CDS encoding Csu type fimbrial protein, producing the protein MGKFRILHCIIVVLVFGFVSLARAQTSTAQFNVQITITAECQVDSAEDMDFASFGVLDSNVQSSSSVSVQCTNDTAYNVGLSPGLGVGATVAGRLMTGPGGQTVSYQLYQDAGRTQVWGNTVGADTVASVGTGDVQSYTVYGQVPAQLTPSAGVYADVVTVTVTY; encoded by the coding sequence ATGGGAAAATTCAGAATCCTGCACTGCATCATCGTGGTGCTTGTCTTTGGCTTCGTTTCTCTGGCGCGTGCGCAAACATCTACCGCCCAGTTTAATGTGCAGATAACCATTACCGCCGAATGCCAGGTTGATTCCGCCGAGGATATGGATTTCGCATCCTTCGGTGTGCTTGACAGTAATGTGCAATCCAGCAGCTCGGTATCTGTTCAGTGTACCAATGACACGGCCTATAATGTCGGGCTTAGCCCAGGCCTTGGCGTTGGGGCCACTGTGGCTGGCCGCCTGATGACCGGGCCTGGCGGACAAACCGTTTCCTACCAGCTTTATCAGGATGCCGGGCGAACCCAGGTCTGGGGCAATACCGTCGGCGCGGATACGGTTGCATCCGTCGGGACGGGGGATGTGCAAAGTTACACGGTGTATGGCCAGGTCCCGGCCCAGCTTACTCCCAGTGCCGGGGTGTATGCCGATGTCGTTACGGTGACAGTCACCTATTAG